From the Candidatus Palauibacter polyketidifaciens genome, one window contains:
- a CDS encoding NADPH-dependent FMN reductase: MTHGTDSASDSGPAPLSLLAMAGSCRRRSFNRALLRAAMSRVPEGVEVRDFDPSRLPFYDGDVEAAGDPGEVAEFKAAIHAADLVLLVTPEYNGGLPAVLKNAVDWGSRPPRPQAWDGKPVAIMGATPGRLGTALAQRSLRESLAGLNAHVMPQPRVLLSGASAVFDDDLELADEATGKHLDRFMSAAAEWARRFQ; the protein is encoded by the coding sequence ATGACTCACGGAACAGACTCAGCGTCGGATTCGGGTCCGGCGCCGCTCTCCCTGCTTGCCATGGCGGGCAGTTGCCGCCGGCGGTCGTTCAATCGGGCCCTTCTGCGGGCCGCCATGTCGCGGGTGCCGGAAGGCGTCGAAGTCCGGGATTTCGATCCGTCACGGCTACCGTTCTATGACGGGGACGTGGAGGCCGCGGGCGATCCCGGCGAGGTTGCGGAATTCAAGGCCGCGATTCACGCGGCGGACCTGGTGCTGCTCGTGACGCCGGAGTACAACGGAGGGCTGCCGGCCGTGCTCAAGAACGCCGTCGACTGGGGGTCGCGGCCCCCGCGTCCGCAGGCGTGGGACGGGAAGCCCGTCGCCATCATGGGGGCGACGCCGGGCCGCCTGGGGACGGCGCTGGCTCAGCGCTCCCTGCGCGAGTCGCTCGCGGGGCTGAACGCCCACGTGATGCCGCAGCCGCGGGTTCTGCTCTCGGGAGCGAGCGCCGTGTTCGACGATGATCTCGAACTGGCGGATGAAGCGACCGGGAAGCATCTCGACAGATTCATGTCCGCCGCCGCAGAATGGGCACGTCGGTTCCAGTAG
- the dut gene encoding dUTP diphosphatase, translated as MSDANGARVIFEKLAEDVRVPERATEQSAGYDIRAHLTCGPVRVHRGATRETLSVTATSTGKGAPSIALEPGDRALVPTGFRARLPDGYEAQIRMRSSLAWKRGLTVPNAPGTVDADYPDEWFVLVLNSAPHAIRIEHGERIAQVVLHRYRVARWEEGPVAISTDRAGGLGSTGKR; from the coding sequence GTGTCCGACGCCAACGGCGCCCGCGTCATCTTCGAGAAGCTGGCGGAGGATGTTCGCGTCCCGGAGCGAGCGACGGAGCAGTCGGCCGGTTACGACATCCGGGCGCATCTCACGTGCGGGCCGGTCCGGGTCCACCGGGGGGCCACCCGCGAGACCCTCTCCGTGACCGCGACCTCCACGGGGAAGGGTGCCCCTTCGATCGCCCTCGAACCCGGCGACCGGGCGCTCGTGCCCACGGGCTTCCGCGCCCGTCTGCCGGACGGCTATGAAGCGCAGATTCGCATGCGGTCGTCGCTCGCGTGGAAGCGCGGGCTCACCGTGCCCAACGCGCCCGGCACCGTGGACGCCGACTATCCGGACGAGTGGTTCGTCCTCGTCCTCAACTCGGCGCCGCACGCCATTCGCATCGAACACGGCGAACGGATCGCCCAGGTCGTCCTTCACCGGTACCGGGTCGCGCGCTGGGAGGAGGGGCCGGTCGCGATCTCGACGGACCGCGCCGGCGGGCTCGGCAGCACCGGCAAACGCTAA